A genomic segment from Leptolyngbya boryana PCC 6306 encodes:
- the cobS gene encoding adenosylcobinamide-GDP ribazoletransferase yields the protein MFTKVLSQCLAALTFYTCLPLPVSANLEFRGIARFSPLVGLTIGGLIGGLDWGLAWLGMPVLTRSAIDVAAWVAITGGLHLDGAMDTADGLAVMNPERRLEVMADSATGAFGAMTAVILLLLKTVALSEIATGRVWILMAVAGWGRWGQLVAIAKYPYLKPTGKGAFHKEAIESIWEAVPTLLILMGFSLMVRPGMVIGSAIAVAVGALLNRKLGGQTGDTYGAIVEWTEALLLCTLTML from the coding sequence ATGTTTACGAAAGTATTAAGTCAATGCCTTGCAGCGCTTACCTTTTATACATGTTTGCCGCTTCCAGTCTCTGCCAACTTAGAGTTTCGGGGGATTGCAAGATTCTCGCCTTTGGTCGGATTGACAATTGGTGGATTGATCGGCGGTTTAGATTGGGGTTTGGCTTGGCTCGGGATGCCGGTATTGACCCGCAGCGCGATCGATGTTGCAGCTTGGGTGGCGATTACAGGCGGATTGCATCTCGATGGCGCAATGGATACTGCCGACGGACTCGCCGTGATGAATCCTGAGCGCCGTTTAGAAGTGATGGCAGATAGCGCTACGGGCGCGTTTGGTGCGATGACTGCTGTGATTTTGTTATTGCTCAAAACTGTGGCATTGAGCGAAATTGCAACGGGTCGAGTTTGGATTTTAATGGCGGTTGCAGGCTGGGGACGTTGGGGACAGTTGGTCGCGATCGCGAAATATCCCTATCTCAAACCCACTGGAAAAGGTGCATTTCATAAAGAAGCGATTGAGTCAATTTGGGAAGCGGTTCCGACGTTGCTGATTTTGATGGGATTCAGCTTGATGGTGCGTCCGGGCATGGTGATCGGTAGCGCGATCGCTGTTGCAGTCGGAGCTTTGCTCAATCGGAAATTAGGCGGTCAGACCGGAGATACATATGGAGCGATCGTCGAATGGACAGAGGCTCTATTACTCTGCACGTTGACTATGCTGTAA